Proteins from a genomic interval of Xiphophorus maculatus strain JP 163 A chromosome 7, X_maculatus-5.0-male, whole genome shotgun sequence:
- the LOC102225755 gene encoding signal transducer and activator of transcription 1-like, whose product MAQWQELLKLDSALQNQVRQLYEGRFPTEIRNQLSHWIESQDWSSAAVNENAAAACFYALLQQLEEQWRRSVQENAILQGPDFPRMRAFMVENFQAQPLNLAAILSECLKEEKQLLESVTMTTGGSVGVVAPQWTELDNRVTQLKLQVLELKKEVKILEDQSEKLDFIQNSWQSKVEQNVELVQSKALVEQECLRMARSISQTKQVVLQRLVRVLNEAAGSVQTLTGAELPQWRRRQQRSCIGSPEDASLDLLEKWFTAVAEVLIGVGEQLQRLQVQIQRFPAPDFPGLTNSVAEMEKFSRSLIRNLLTSALVVEKQPVMQNLPHRPLILKTGVRFKVTVRFLVNLPAFKTLIKVKPVFDKDVEEMKTISSFRQFDFSRDDSKVLDVDLSSGALTAAFEHMSLKEKKARVKGSCENQLTVTEELHIIRFVTQLQHNGETFHIQASSLPLVVVSSSNQVPSAWASIMWSNMASGADSENLSLFLDPPGLTWEQLAPLLSWQFLSVGQRPLDQDQLSMLQAKIMDDPDGPIDWNKFSKDESVWIWIDGILDLIKKFVWELWRDGCIMGFVSKERTRSLLREKPVGTFLIRFSESILDGAITFSWVEHSAGEKRIHAVEPYTKKELSVLSLPNAIYSYTLTTSGRSHNPLVYLYPDTPKDAAFARYRAADPSPPSMDKQGYVSKKIVLVSIDPTPPPSPPPSPSLSTDMDMDPTHILDDFFKNFFYQPDPSRVLQLSPLESYNDLGFFLQNDTNQFINQ is encoded by the exons ATGGCCCAGTGGCAGGAGCTGCTAAAGCTGGACTCGGCGCTGCAGAACCAGGTCCGGCAATTGTACGAGGGCCGGTTCCCCACAGAGATCCGGAACCAGCTGAGCCACTGGATCGAGAGCCAGGACTG GAGTTCTGCGGCTGTGAACGAGAACGCGGCAGCTGCGTGTTTCTacgctctgctgcagcagctggaggagcagtGGCGCCGCTCGGTCCAGGAGAACGCCATCCTGCAGGGGCCCGACTTCCCCAGGATGAGGGCCTTCATGGTG GAGAACTTCCAGGCTCAACCGCTGAACCTGGCCGCCATTTTGTCTGAATGTCTGAAGGAGGAGAAACAGCTCCTGGAATCGGTTACCATGACGACG GGCGGCAGCGTTGGCGTCGTGGCACCGCAGTGGACGGAGCTGGACAACCGAGTGACGCAGCTGAAGCTGCAGGTTCTG GAACTGAAGAAGGAGGTGAAAATCCTGGAGGATCAGAGCGAAAAACTCGACTTCATCCAGAACTCGTGGCAAAGCAAAg TGGAGCAAAACGTGGAACTGGTCCAGTCCAAGGCCCTGGTGGAGCAGGAGTGTCTGAGGATGGCCCGGTCCATCTCCCAAACCAAACAG GTTGTGCTGCAGCGGCTGGTCAGGGTTCTGAACGAGGCGGCCGGTTCGGTCCAGACTCTGACCGGAGCTGAGCTTCCTCagtggcggcggcggcagcagcgaTCCTGCATCGGCAGTCCAGAGGACGCCAGCCTGGACCTGCTGGAGAAATG GTTCACGGCGGTGGCCGAGGTTCTGATCGGTGTCGGTGAACAGCTGCAGCGGCTGCAGGTCCAGATTCAGAGGTTCCCCGCCCCGGACTTCCCGGGCCTCACCAACTCCGTGGCAGAAATGGAGAAGTTCAGCCGCAGTCTGATCCGGAACCTGCTGACCAG CGCCCTGGTGGTGGAGAAGCAGCCCGTCATGCAGAACCTTCCTCACCGGCCGCTGATCCTGAAGACCGGCGTTCGCTTCAAGGTCACCGTGAG gTTTTTGGTAAACCTTCCAGCTTTTAAGACTCTCATCAAAGTCAAACCTGTTTTTGATAA AGACGTTGAGGAAATGAAGACGATCAGCAG TTTTCGTCAGTTCGATTTCTCGCGTGACGACTCCAAGGTTCTGGACGTCGATCTGTCCAGCGGCGCGCTGACGGCGGCGTTCGAGCACATG tcactcaaagaaaaaaaggccaGAGTTAAAGGTTCCTGTGAG aaccagctgaCCGTCACAGAGGAGCTTCACATCATCCGCTTCGTCACGCAGCTGCAGCACAACGGGGAGACCTTCCACATCCAG GCCAGCTCCCTGCCGCTGGTGGTCGTCTCCAGCTCCAACCAGGTTCCCAGCGCCTGGGCCTCCATCATGTGGTCCAATATGGCGTCCGGCGCCGACTCGGAG AACCTGTCGCTGTTTCTGGACCCGCCGGGCCTGACCTGGGAGCAGCTGGCGCCGCTCCTCAGCTGGCAGTTCCTGTCGGTCGGGCAGCGGCCACTGGACCAGGACCAGCTGTCCATGCTGCAGGCCAAGATCATGG ATGATCCTGATGGTCCGATTGACTGGAACAAGTTTTCCAAG GATGAGAGCGTCTGGATCTGGATCGATGGGATTCTGGACCTGATCAAGAAGTTTGTGTGGGAGCTGTGGAGGGACGG ATGCATCATGGGATTTGTTAGCAAGGAGAGAACGCGCTCCCTGCTGCGGGAGAAACCGGTCGGGACGTTTCTGATCCGATTCAGTGAGAGCATCCTGGACGGCGCCATCACCTTCAGCTGGGTGGAGCATTCCGCCGGAG AGAAACGCATCCACGCCGTGGAGCCGTACACCAAGAAGGAGCTGTCGGTTCTGTCTCTGCCCAACGCCATCTACAGCTACACCCTGACCACGTCGGGGCGGAGCCACAACCCGCTGGTCTACCTCTACCCCGACACCCCCAAAGACGCCGCCTTCGCACGCTACAGAGCAGCAG ATCCGTCTCCTCCCAGCATGGACAAACAGGGCTACGTCTCCAAGAAGATCGTTTTGGTCTCCAT TGACCCCACGCCGCCGCCGTCTCCGCCGCCGTCTCCGTCTCTGTCCACAGACATGGACATGGACCCCACGCACATCTTG GACGACTTTTTCAAGAATTTCTTCTACCAGCCTGACCCGTCGCGCGTCCTCCAGTTGTCTCCTCTGGAAAGTTACAATGATCTTGGTTTCTTCCTCCAAAACGACACCAATCAGTTCATCAATCAGTGA